Proteins encoded by one window of Cervus canadensis isolate Bull #8, Minnesota chromosome 18, ASM1932006v1, whole genome shotgun sequence:
- the LOC122420677 gene encoding translation initiation factor IF-2-like codes for MGSSLVGEDPTCLGTTKSVGQNYCPCSGARELQLLKPVCPGACALGKRRHRSEKPAHKSNPRSLQLEKCPGSKEHPAPVPPPSTWGNTFKKAFQINRIDLPLPAPCSAPALPPSTPRGGRGSLQAPSARPRPRPRKGPSGPSGALLYGTGSGLRGEKVTPLTPSFSFGWKTVSSVGGRLTASPLPKISGRWDRQPQRRNLREEN; via the exons atgggttcatccctggtcggggaagatcccacgtgccttgggaCAACGAAGTCCGTGGGCCAGAACTACTGCCCGTGCTCTGGAGccagggagctgcaactactgaagcctgtgtgccccggagcctgtgctcttggcaagagacgccaccgcagtgagaagcccgcacacaagAGTAACCCCCGCTCACTGCAGTTAGAGAAGTGCCCAGGCAGCAAGGAGCACCCAGCACCGGTCCCCCCACCCTCAACGTGGggcaatacatttaaaaaagcatttcaaaTTAATAGGATCGACCTCCCACTCCCCGCCCCCTGCTCCGcgccagccctgcctcccagcaCTCCCCGCGGGGGCCGGGGGTCTCTCCAGGCTCCTAGCGCCAGGCCAAGGCCCCGCCCCCGGAAGGGCCCCTCTGGCCCCTCTGGCGCCCTTCTTTACGGAACCGGAAGCGGACTACGCGGAGAGAAGGTCACCCCGCTGA CCCCCAGTTTTTCCTTCGGTTGGAAAACGGTCTCTTCCGTAGGCGGCCGTCTTACTGCGTCTCCTTTGCCAAAAATAAGCGGGCGATGGGATCGGCAGCCGCAGAGAAGAAACCTGAGAGAGGAAAACTGA